A single genomic interval of Saccharospirillum mangrovi harbors:
- a CDS encoding iron-containing alcohol dehydrogenase: MTHRIVLPRLMETGAGAVQQVPALLKTLGCKKPLLITDPIMVQLGHAARLQDILGSAGISSDVFADTMAEPTEDSLLPAVEQVKAGDFDALIALGGGSAIDSAKAIAILGAYGGQMADYKVPRILDEAGLPVIAIPTTAGTGSEATRVTIITDAKTDEKMLCMGLGFMPVAAVIDYELSMTAPARVTADTGIDALTHGIEAYVSQKANPFSDRQALAAIELIAPNLRRVYHEPDNKPAREAMMLGATLAGVAFSNASVALVHGMSRPIGAHFHVPHGLSNAMLLPAITEWSIPAAQQRYATCARTMGIASASDSDASANAKLLAELKALNDELKVPTPAGFGIKEADFFGKLELMSEQALASGSPGNNPRVPTAAEIVTLYETVWNQS, from the coding sequence ATGACACACAGAATTGTTCTTCCCCGGTTAATGGAAACCGGCGCCGGCGCGGTGCAGCAAGTACCGGCCTTGCTGAAAACCCTGGGTTGCAAAAAACCGTTGCTGATTACCGACCCGATCATGGTGCAGCTCGGCCACGCCGCACGCCTGCAAGACATCCTCGGCAGCGCCGGCATCAGCAGCGATGTCTTCGCCGACACCATGGCCGAGCCGACCGAAGATTCACTGTTGCCAGCCGTCGAGCAGGTAAAAGCCGGCGACTTCGATGCGCTGATCGCCCTCGGCGGCGGCTCGGCCATCGACAGCGCCAAGGCCATCGCCATTCTCGGTGCCTACGGCGGCCAGATGGCCGATTACAAAGTGCCGCGCATCCTCGATGAAGCTGGCCTGCCGGTCATCGCCATTCCCACCACCGCCGGCACTGGCTCCGAAGCCACCCGCGTCACCATCATCACCGACGCCAAAACCGACGAGAAAATGCTCTGCATGGGCCTGGGTTTTATGCCGGTGGCAGCGGTGATTGACTACGAACTGTCGATGACCGCCCCAGCGCGGGTCACCGCCGATACCGGCATCGACGCACTGACCCACGGCATCGAAGCCTACGTCAGCCAGAAGGCGAACCCGTTCAGCGACCGCCAGGCGCTGGCCGCCATCGAACTGATTGCCCCCAACCTGCGCCGCGTCTACCACGAGCCCGATAACAAACCAGCGCGTGAAGCCATGATGCTCGGCGCAACGCTCGCTGGCGTCGCCTTTTCCAACGCCTCGGTGGCGTTGGTGCACGGCATGAGCCGGCCGATTGGCGCGCACTTTCACGTACCGCACGGCCTGAGCAACGCCATGCTGTTGCCTGCGATCACCGAATGGTCGATTCCGGCCGCGCAACAGCGCTACGCCACCTGCGCCCGCACCATGGGCATTGCCAGTGCGAGCGACAGCGATGCCTCGGCCAACGCCAAATTACTGGCCGAACTGAAAGCCTTGAACGACGAACTGAAAGTACCGACGCCGGCCGGCTTCGGCATCAAAGAGGCCGACTTCTTCGGCAAGCTGGAATTGATGTCCGAACAGGCGCTGGCCTCGGGTTCGCCCGGCAACAACCCGCGTGTGCCGACGGCGGCCGAAATTGTCACGCTTTACGAAACCGTCTGGAATCAGTCTTAA
- a CDS encoding CoA-acylating methylmalonate-semialdehyde dehydrogenase has translation MKTIEHFINNARVSGTSDRLADVYDPATGQVQAKVQLASADDTRVAIAAAQAAFPAWSTAAALTRARVLFRFKALLEEHEDELAELISREHGKVLSDARGELTRGKEVVEFASGMPHAQKGEYSRNVGTGVDTHSQMMPLGVCVGISPFNFPAMVPMWMFPIALAAGNTFILKPSEKDPSVALRLAELLREAGLPDGVLNVVNGDKEAVDTLLTDERVQAVSFVGSTPIAEYIYETASRHGKRAQALGGAKNHLVVMPDADLDGAVSALMGAAYGAAGERCMAISVAVAVTDAVGDALVEQLKPRVEALKIGAGYGVNDENDMGPLITRAHRDKVHSYVDSGAEQGAQLVVDGRDLKVPGHEDGFFIGGCLFDHVQPNMTIYREEIFGPVLCVVRVPDFDSAVQLINAHEYGNGTAIFTRDGQAARRFGEEVQVGMIGVNVPIPVPMAYHCFGGWKRSLFGPLHMHGPDGVRFFTRMKTITTRWPDSQVAAPAEFVMPTMK, from the coding sequence ATGAAAACGATTGAACACTTCATCAATAACGCCCGCGTCAGCGGTACCAGCGACCGCCTCGCCGATGTCTACGACCCGGCGACCGGCCAGGTACAAGCCAAGGTGCAACTGGCCTCGGCCGACGACACCCGCGTCGCTATCGCCGCCGCCCAAGCGGCCTTTCCGGCCTGGTCTACCGCGGCGGCACTCACTCGTGCGCGGGTGCTGTTTCGCTTTAAAGCCCTGCTGGAAGAACACGAAGACGAACTGGCCGAACTGATCAGCCGCGAGCACGGCAAGGTGCTGTCGGACGCACGCGGCGAACTGACGCGTGGCAAGGAAGTGGTCGAATTCGCCAGCGGCATGCCGCACGCCCAAAAAGGCGAATACAGCCGCAACGTCGGCACCGGCGTCGATACCCACAGCCAGATGATGCCGCTGGGTGTCTGCGTCGGTATTTCGCCGTTCAACTTCCCGGCCATGGTGCCGATGTGGATGTTCCCCATCGCGCTCGCCGCCGGTAACACCTTTATCTTGAAACCCTCGGAAAAAGATCCGTCGGTGGCGCTGCGACTGGCCGAATTGCTGCGTGAAGCCGGTTTGCCCGATGGCGTGCTCAACGTCGTCAATGGCGATAAAGAAGCCGTCGATACCTTGCTCACCGACGAGCGCGTCCAGGCGGTCAGCTTTGTCGGCTCCACGCCCATTGCCGAATACATTTATGAAACCGCCAGCCGTCACGGCAAACGCGCCCAGGCGCTGGGCGGAGCGAAAAACCACCTGGTGGTGATGCCCGATGCCGATCTCGACGGCGCGGTCAGCGCCTTGATGGGTGCCGCCTACGGCGCGGCCGGTGAACGCTGCATGGCAATTTCTGTGGCTGTGGCCGTTACCGATGCCGTCGGCGATGCGCTGGTCGAGCAATTAAAACCCCGCGTCGAAGCGCTGAAAATCGGTGCCGGTTATGGCGTGAACGATGAAAACGACATGGGCCCGCTGATCACCCGCGCACACCGCGACAAGGTACACAGCTACGTCGACAGCGGCGCCGAGCAGGGCGCGCAACTGGTGGTCGATGGCCGCGATTTAAAAGTACCCGGCCACGAAGACGGCTTCTTTATCGGCGGCTGCCTGTTCGATCATGTGCAACCGAACATGACCATCTACCGCGAAGAAATTTTTGGCCCGGTTTTATGCGTGGTACGCGTGCCCGATTTCGACAGCGCCGTGCAACTGATCAACGCTCACGAATACGGCAACGGCACCGCGATATTCACCCGCGACGGCCAGGCCGCACGACGCTTCGGCGAAGAAGTTCAGGTCGGCATGATCGGCGTCAACGTGCCGATTCCGGTGCCCATGGCCTACCACTGCTTCGGTGGCTGGAAGCGTTCGTTGTTTGGCCCGCTGCACATGCACGGCCCGGACGGCGTACGCTTCTTCACGCGCATGAAAACCATCACCACCCGTTGGCCCGACAGCCAGGTTGCAGCCCCGGCTGAGTTTGTCATGCCAACGATGAAATGA
- a CDS encoding IclR family transcriptional regulator, with amino-acid sequence MTQRREKGSSILRVLDIVKTVSLAERGASLPSLIDELDIPKATVHRLVQQMEEAGFLQINLKGNVVPGPALQQVALGVLSSNEVKIQRQAILQGLAREVDETCGISIPNGTDMLYYDRVQANWPLQVHLPVGSEVPIWCTASGKLYLALLPKTARERVIRNLPLDKRARNTQTDPNELAAELERIRAQGYGTDNEEFIDGMVAVSVPVRTGDGQLVACLFAHGPVIRCSLDELKSHIPAMQRAAKELGQVLDGVQN; translated from the coding sequence ATGACGCAACGCCGCGAAAAAGGCTCTTCCATCCTGCGTGTGCTCGACATCGTTAAAACCGTCAGCCTGGCCGAACGCGGGGCTTCGCTGCCCAGCCTGATCGACGAACTCGATATTCCCAAAGCCACGGTGCATCGCCTGGTACAGCAGATGGAAGAAGCGGGTTTTTTGCAGATCAACCTCAAAGGCAATGTGGTCCCCGGCCCGGCTTTGCAGCAGGTGGCGTTGGGTGTGCTCAGCAGCAACGAGGTGAAGATTCAGCGTCAAGCCATCTTGCAGGGGCTGGCACGTGAAGTTGACGAAACCTGCGGCATTTCCATTCCCAACGGCACCGACATGCTTTATTACGACCGCGTTCAGGCCAACTGGCCGTTGCAGGTGCATTTGCCGGTCGGCTCGGAAGTACCCATCTGGTGCACCGCCAGCGGCAAACTCTATTTAGCGCTGTTGCCGAAAACCGCCCGCGAGCGGGTCATCCGCAACCTGCCGCTCGACAAACGCGCCCGCAATACCCAAACCGACCCCAACGAACTGGCCGCAGAATTGGAACGGATTCGCGCTCAGGGCTACGGTACTGACAACGAAGAATTCATCGACGGCATGGTGGCCGTCTCGGTGCCGGTGCGTACTGGCGATGGTCAGTTGGTGGCCTGTTTGTTCGCTCACGGCCCGGTGATTCGCTGCTCGCTGGACGAACTGAAAAGCCATATTCCGGCCATGCAGCGGGCGGCGAAAGAACTCGGTCAGGTGCTCGACGGCGTGCAAAACTGA
- a CDS encoding tautomerase family protein translates to MIVGRRDAPLFLPTLKERFMPVVTVAQSPGRTLEQRRELVAKITDAFVTSYGVAPEAVTIFLQDYDDSHWGKAGQLHLDSKKTE, encoded by the coding sequence ATGATTGTTGGGCGCAGGGATGCGCCCTTGTTTTTACCAACCCTGAAGGAGCGGTTTATGCCCGTGGTAACGGTTGCCCAATCGCCGGGCCGAACGCTGGAACAACGGCGTGAATTGGTGGCAAAAATCACCGACGCTTTTGTCACCAGTTATGGTGTTGCGCCGGAAGCGGTGACGATTTTCCTGCAGGATTATGACGATAGTCATTGGGGTAAAGCAGGTCAGTTGCACTTGGATTCAAAAAAAACTGAGTAG
- a CDS encoding SMP-30/gluconolactonase/LRE family protein produces MTFAQPLDTAFTDTPNCVLHCADVIGESPIWCADSATLVWADIESDRLHRFHPASGQHSVYSVDIGITALVPTDADGWIAASRSGLYRLDADFKTTAFLLDPTANEADVRLNDAVADRAGRLWTGSLCEADLERPAGALYRLDAQLHCDKVDRGFAVANGIAASPNGKRLYAVDMFHRQIRCYDLNPVSGALGPAQIFASFTEADGKPDGLCCDDQGGLWVCHWGGGCVSRFEPDGRLSARIHLPVSQVTRCTFGGPDLRDLFICTAQFELSAAALEREPEAGGLFHIRVPWSGLPEALCNVGDAAGARRG; encoded by the coding sequence ATGACCTTCGCCCAACCGCTCGATACAGCCTTCACCGACACCCCCAACTGCGTCTTGCACTGCGCCGATGTGATCGGTGAAAGCCCGATCTGGTGCGCCGATTCGGCCACGTTGGTGTGGGCCGATATCGAAAGCGACCGCCTTCACCGCTTCCACCCCGCCAGCGGCCAGCACAGCGTTTACAGCGTCGATATCGGCATCACCGCTCTGGTGCCGACCGACGCCGATGGCTGGATTGCCGCCAGCCGCAGCGGCCTGTATCGCCTTGATGCCGACTTCAAAACCACCGCCTTCCTGCTCGACCCCACCGCCAACGAAGCCGATGTCCGCCTGAACGACGCCGTGGCCGACCGCGCCGGCCGCCTGTGGACCGGCAGCCTGTGCGAGGCTGATCTGGAACGCCCCGCCGGCGCTTTGTACCGCCTCGATGCCCAATTGCACTGCGACAAAGTGGACCGGGGTTTCGCCGTCGCCAACGGCATCGCCGCCAGCCCGAACGGCAAGCGCCTGTACGCGGTCGATATGTTTCACCGCCAGATTCGCTGCTACGACCTCAACCCAGTCAGCGGCGCACTCGGGCCAGCGCAAATATTCGCCAGCTTCACCGAAGCCGATGGCAAACCCGACGGCCTGTGTTGCGACGATCAAGGCGGCCTTTGGGTCTGCCACTGGGGCGGCGGCTGTGTCAGCCGATTCGAGCCCGATGGCCGGCTCAGCGCCCGCATTCACCTGCCGGTTTCCCAGGTCACCCGCTGCACCTTCGGCGGGCCGGACCTGCGCGATCTGTTTATCTGCACCGCCCAATTCGAACTCAGCGCCGCTGCCCTTGAGCGCGAGCCCGAAGCCGGTGGTCTGTTCCATATCCGGGTGCCCTGGAGCGGGTTGCCTGAAGCGCTTTGTAACGTCGGCGATGCGGCTGGAGCCCGTCGCGGTTAA
- a CDS encoding RICIN domain-containing protein, with protein sequence MKTIRRMLLAALVSLAAVPAAFALNGPGLGNLNYNANELYQRISMVDGSLGIPNNSNDPAAAFGLNLGYMYNGYFVGIFAPDHGHSSGGWLVLDVSDPRNPTQVARKYDSTYSFGDAYNGYSNGQQDPHFLGETGDFRENHGTGFSIQDGRFYAAIPTGYGVEIWDFTDVGPGVPPVRVTAFDIPNIAAGDYTNTSWQLTWQAPYLYVANANQGITVIDTSDINNLEIVSRTPISLLGGFRIGPIFAMGNHMIVSSMDTNGRVASIDISDPGQPQLLATYAPGQRFYAVCFNGSQVMFTNRGTPAYMQVVDISDPSQFVELSKNELRIDEALYCATQGDRYFSGNQEDVSVIDMSTPADPVLLGEGNLGVGGGSDHGQVSVFGNLVYIGNDHGSGNGFVVQQTSADSTGPNVTQVSPRDGATNQGLKSRIGLALADNALISSLDNTTFIVREQGSTVPLAGQYSGQADIVNFTPAAALQANTTYEVIVPAGGITDWSGNATDVAFSSTFTTGDGSGSADCTENCPIGGGTASASTTEAGHPASDGNDGDFGTRWTASSGSVPQWFQVDYGTPHEFSGAQLTFEFGGEQYNYTIDVSSDGSSWTQVADRSNNPETTIQQTLTFSPVTAQYMRVNFTSLPPNSWAALYEFSALQPVQGCNATGDEVCFVKLIADSEVNGEAWSSVAELTVLDNNLNAISVANLDLYDVDSEELAGEDGSAFNAIDNNPATFWHTEWQAADPVHPHHITLKLNEGRVLGGIDYLPRQNSSNGRIANYRVEVSADGNSWTQVSSGTFTDSASEQRALFDEFIAPLSVELPAPGAVEAGQSVQFAAVGDGGDGTLEYAYDFGDGSNRAFSTNPNASHSYTTAGHYPVIVTVRDASLDTATANRLQTVHRTLTAQAPTRTSSIVQANGRIYTANTDAGTVTAINASTLQVAWEVSVGAEPRTLAVANNGDVWVANQGSDSLSVLNGTSGAVVTTVDLPRGSRPYGVVFSSTGSALYVSLEASGELLSLDTGTGAQLDSLSLGSTPRGLAVSANGQNIYVTRFISPVQPQGEVWRVSAAGLNLAETIVLQNDTTTVDGEDRAQGYPNYLAAVTISPDGDRAWVPSQKVNTGRGTFLSGQALTFESTVRTIVSQIDLATHDEDFAAQFDFNDSNLASDAVFTPLGDYVFVALQANNKVELLDAYAGSSLGQLITDRAPKGLAISDDGRRLYVHNFMGRSVEVFDTGGLIDGDDFLAPSLALIDTVAVEALSASVLNGKRIFYNAADTRMALDSYITCASCHLGGDSDGRVWDFTNRGEGLRNTRSLIGAAGTRDGNVHWTANFDEIHDFENDIRNEFGGSGFLSASDFAATADPLGAAKAGLNADLDDLAAYVTSLNETPPSPYRNGDGSLTADAVAGQTLFNNLNCASCHSGDYFADGLRHDVGTIQTNSGQGSGQTLAGVGFDTPSLLGLWFKAPYLHNGQAATLADVLDSSSHGGTDTLTVQQRNQLASYLLQLEGPEALLTGTSRLQSKSSGRCADVEGAGNADGDDVLLWGCHNNANQRWQATPTSAGYLTLTAEHSGKCLDVDNNSTSAGANVQQWTCNGGNNQQWLPVDTGDGYFQLQSRLSGLCLGLLNNGTANGVTLEQQVCSSSDGQRWRQN encoded by the coding sequence ATGAAAACAATAAGAAGGATGCTGTTGGCGGCGCTGGTGTCGCTGGCCGCCGTGCCCGCCGCTTTCGCCCTGAATGGGCCGGGCTTGGGCAATCTCAACTACAACGCCAATGAGCTGTACCAGCGCATTTCGATGGTCGATGGCTCGCTCGGCATTCCCAACAATTCCAACGACCCGGCGGCCGCGTTTGGCTTGAACCTGGGTTATATGTACAACGGTTATTTCGTTGGCATCTTCGCGCCAGACCACGGCCATTCGTCCGGCGGCTGGTTGGTGTTGGACGTTTCCGACCCGCGCAACCCGACTCAGGTAGCGCGCAAATACGATTCCACCTACAGCTTTGGCGACGCCTATAACGGCTACAGCAACGGCCAGCAGGACCCACACTTTTTAGGTGAAACCGGCGATTTCCGCGAAAACCACGGCACCGGCTTTTCCATTCAGGATGGCCGCTTCTACGCCGCCATTCCCACCGGCTATGGCGTGGAAATCTGGGATTTCACCGACGTCGGCCCCGGCGTGCCGCCGGTGCGCGTCACCGCCTTCGACATTCCCAACATCGCCGCCGGCGATTACACCAACACCTCCTGGCAACTGACCTGGCAAGCGCCGTACCTGTACGTCGCCAATGCCAACCAGGGCATCACGGTGATCGACACCAGCGACATCAACAATCTGGAAATCGTCAGCCGCACGCCGATTTCTTTGCTCGGCGGTTTCCGCATCGGGCCGATCTTCGCCATGGGCAACCACATGATCGTGTCGAGCATGGACACCAACGGCCGCGTCGCCAGCATCGACATCAGCGACCCCGGCCAGCCGCAACTGCTGGCAACCTACGCGCCCGGCCAGCGTTTTTACGCCGTCTGTTTCAACGGCTCGCAAGTGATGTTCACCAACCGTGGCACACCGGCCTATATGCAGGTGGTCGATATCAGCGACCCATCGCAGTTTGTCGAACTGAGCAAAAACGAACTGCGCATCGACGAAGCGCTCTATTGCGCCACCCAGGGCGACCGCTATTTCTCCGGCAACCAGGAAGACGTCAGCGTCATCGATATGAGCACCCCGGCCGATCCGGTTTTGCTGGGCGAGGGCAATTTGGGTGTCGGTGGCGGCAGCGACCACGGTCAGGTGTCGGTGTTCGGTAACCTGGTTTATATCGGTAACGACCACGGCAGCGGCAATGGCTTTGTTGTTCAACAAACCTCGGCCGATTCGACCGGCCCTAACGTCACTCAGGTTAGCCCACGTGACGGTGCCACCAACCAGGGTCTGAAAAGCCGCATCGGTTTGGCACTGGCCGACAACGCCCTGATCAGCTCGCTCGATAACACCACCTTTATCGTGCGCGAGCAGGGCAGCACCGTACCCTTGGCCGGCCAGTACAGCGGCCAGGCCGACATTGTGAACTTCACGCCGGCTGCGGCGCTGCAAGCCAACACCACCTATGAAGTGATCGTTCCTGCCGGTGGCATTACCGACTGGTCCGGCAACGCAACGGATGTGGCGTTCAGCTCCACCTTCACCACCGGCGACGGTTCCGGCTCGGCCGACTGCACCGAGAACTGCCCGATCGGCGGCGGCACCGCCAGCGCCAGCACCACCGAAGCCGGCCACCCGGCCAGCGATGGCAACGACGGCGATTTCGGCACCCGCTGGACCGCCAGCAGTGGCTCCGTACCGCAGTGGTTCCAGGTCGATTACGGCACGCCGCACGAATTCTCCGGCGCGCAACTGACCTTCGAATTCGGTGGCGAGCAATACAACTACACCATCGACGTCTCCAGCGACGGCAGCAGCTGGACGCAAGTTGCCGACCGCAGCAACAACCCGGAGACCACCATCCAGCAAACGCTCACCTTCAGCCCGGTCACCGCTCAATACATGCGCGTGAACTTCACCTCGTTGCCGCCGAATTCCTGGGCCGCGCTCTATGAATTCAGCGCGCTGCAACCGGTGCAGGGCTGCAACGCCACCGGCGATGAAGTCTGCTTCGTGAAACTGATTGCCGACTCGGAAGTGAACGGCGAAGCCTGGAGCTCGGTTGCCGAACTGACGGTGCTCGACAACAACCTGAATGCGATTTCGGTCGCCAATCTGGACCTGTACGACGTCGACAGCGAAGAGCTGGCCGGCGAAGACGGCTCCGCCTTCAACGCCATCGACAACAACCCCGCCACCTTCTGGCACACCGAATGGCAGGCGGCTGACCCGGTGCACCCGCACCACATCACACTGAAGCTGAATGAAGGCCGGGTGCTGGGCGGCATCGACTACCTGCCACGCCAGAACAGCTCCAACGGCCGCATCGCCAACTACCGCGTAGAAGTCAGCGCCGATGGCAACAGTTGGACGCAAGTCTCCAGCGGCACCTTCACCGACAGCGCCAGCGAACAACGCGCCCTGTTCGATGAATTCATCGCACCGCTCAGCGTTGAACTGCCCGCGCCGGGTGCGGTCGAAGCCGGCCAGAGCGTGCAGTTTGCCGCCGTCGGCGATGGTGGCGATGGCACGCTGGAATACGCCTACGACTTCGGCGACGGCAGCAACCGCGCGTTCAGCACCAACCCGAACGCCAGCCACAGCTACACCACTGCCGGCCACTACCCGGTGATCGTCACCGTGCGCGATGCCAGCCTCGACACCGCCACTGCCAACCGGCTGCAAACGGTGCATCGCACGCTCACAGCGCAAGCGCCGACGCGCACCTCCAGCATCGTTCAGGCCAATGGCCGCATCTACACCGCCAACACCGATGCCGGCACCGTCACGGCGATCAACGCCAGCACCTTGCAAGTGGCCTGGGAAGTCAGCGTCGGTGCAGAACCGCGCACGCTGGCCGTTGCCAACAACGGCGATGTCTGGGTGGCGAACCAGGGCAGCGACAGCCTGAGTGTGCTCAACGGCACCAGCGGTGCAGTGGTCACCACGGTCGATCTGCCACGCGGCTCGCGGCCGTACGGCGTGGTGTTTAGTTCGACCGGCAGCGCGCTGTACGTCAGCCTGGAAGCCAGCGGCGAACTGCTGTCGCTCGACACCGGCACCGGCGCCCAGCTCGACAGCCTCAGCCTCGGCTCAACGCCGCGGGGTCTGGCGGTCTCGGCCAACGGCCAGAACATCTACGTGACGCGCTTTATCTCGCCGGTGCAGCCGCAAGGCGAAGTCTGGCGGGTCAGCGCCGCCGGTTTGAACCTGGCTGAAACCATCGTGCTGCAAAACGACACCACCACCGTCGATGGCGAAGACCGAGCCCAGGGCTACCCGAACTACCTGGCCGCCGTGACCATCTCGCCCGATGGCGACCGCGCCTGGGTGCCGTCGCAAAAGGTCAACACCGGTCGCGGCACCTTCTTAAGCGGCCAGGCGCTGACCTTTGAAAGCACCGTGCGCACCATCGTTTCGCAAATCGACCTGGCAACACACGACGAAGACTTCGCCGCCCAGTTCGATTTCAACGATTCGAACCTCGCCAGCGACGCCGTGTTCACCCCGCTCGGTGACTACGTGTTCGTCGCGCTGCAAGCCAACAACAAAGTCGAACTGCTCGACGCCTACGCCGGCTCCAGCCTCGGTCAGTTGATCACCGACCGCGCGCCCAAAGGCCTGGCCATCAGCGACGACGGCCGCCGCCTGTACGTGCACAACTTTATGGGTCGCAGCGTGGAAGTGTTCGATACCGGCGGCTTGATCGACGGCGACGACTTCCTGGCCCCGTCACTGGCGCTGATCGACACCGTTGCCGTTGAAGCCCTGTCGGCCTCGGTACTGAACGGCAAGCGTATCTTCTACAACGCCGCCGACACGCGCATGGCGCTCGACAGCTACATCACCTGCGCCTCCTGTCACCTTGGCGGCGACTCCGACGGCCGCGTCTGGGACTTCACCAACCGTGGCGAAGGCCTGCGCAACACCCGCAGCCTGATCGGTGCCGCCGGCACGCGCGATGGCAACGTCCACTGGACCGCGAATTTCGACGAAATCCACGACTTCGAAAACGACATTCGCAACGAGTTCGGTGGCAGCGGCTTCCTGTCGGCGTCCGACTTTGCCGCCACCGCCGACCCGCTCGGCGCCGCCAAAGCCGGCCTGAATGCCGACTTGGATGATCTCGCCGCCTACGTCACCTCGCTCAACGAAACCCCGCCGAGCCCGTACCGCAATGGCGACGGCAGCCTCACCGCCGACGCCGTAGCCGGCCAGACGCTGTTCAACAACCTCAACTGCGCCTCCTGCCACAGCGGTGACTACTTCGCCGACGGCCTGCGCCACGACGTTGGTACCATCCAAACCAACTCCGGCCAGGGCAGCGGCCAGACGCTCGCTGGCGTCGGTTTCGACACCCCGTCGCTGCTCGGCCTCTGGTTCAAAGCGCCGTACCTGCACAACGGCCAGGCCGCCACGCTGGCCGACGTCCTCGATTCCAGCAGCCACGGCGGCACCGACACCCTAACGGTGCAACAGCGCAATCAACTGGCGAGTTATCTGTTGCAACTGGAAGGCCCGGAGGCACTGCTGACCGGCACCAGCCGCCTGCAATCGAAATCCAGCGGCCGCTGCGCCGATGTGGAAGGCGCGGGCAACGCCGACGGCGACGATGTGTTGCTCTGGGGTTGCCACAACAACGCCAACCAACGCTGGCAAGCCACACCCACCAGCGCCGGCTACCTGACGCTGACCGCCGAGCATTCCGGCAAATGCCTGGACGTCGACAACAACAGCACCAGCGCCGGCGCCAACGTCCAGCAATGGACCTGCAACGGCGGCAACAACCAGCAATGGTTGCCAGTCGATACCGGCGACGGCTACTTCCAATTGCAGTCACGTTTGAGTGGTTTGTGCCTGGGCCTGTTGAACAACGGCACCGCTAATGGCGTCACACTGGAACAGCAGGTTTGCTCCAGCAGCGATGGGCAACGTTGGCGGCAGAACTGA